A region from the Rosa rugosa chromosome 6, drRosRugo1.1, whole genome shotgun sequence genome encodes:
- the LOC133715689 gene encoding pentatricopeptide repeat-containing protein At5g16420, mitochondrial-like, with protein MLLRRNLSPKPFSLLHSITAVPFSTSTSAVDFLHSYIVTPPIENWPHHLHPKRLITREPKLDLALQIFHHASKYHPGFHHNYHAIIRRLLRSRAFHLIDPLLSDLRSSNLRCSEDLFISLIRNYGVASRPKLAFKTFITIPKFGVQRSVRSLNALLNALVQNHEYRLVHSVFRNCRERFGVAPNVFSCNILIKALCKRNDLETAHQVLDEMPAMGFVPNVVTFTTILGGYVSRRDMVGAKRVFGEILDRGWCPDVTTYTILMDGYVKQGKLVEAIKVMDEMEDNGVGANEVTYGVMIEAYCKEKKSGEAVNLLDDMVEKRYILSSALCCKVIDVFCCEGKVEDACELWKRLLKKNCTPDNAVLGTLIYWLCKKGEVWKARKLFDQFETSEPPDVMTYNVLISGMCEVGELCEAGRLWDDMVEKGYSPNSFTYNVLIKGFCKIGKEKEGIRILDEMFEKGCLPNKSTYAMLIEGLCDSGEEAEITRVISMAMSCGDIDSDSWDLFLTKVVGDLDSGESVLNRILLENAD; from the coding sequence ATGCTGCTTCGCCGGAACCTCTCCCCCAaacccttctctctcctccactcAATCACCGCCGTCCCcttctccacctccacctccgccGTCGATTTCCTCCACTCCTACATCGTCACCCCTCCGATCGAAAACTGGCCCCACCACCTCCACCCAAAGCGCCTCATCACCCGCGAGCCCAAACTCGACCTCGCCCTCCAAATCTTCCACCACGCCTCCAAATAccaccccggatttcaccaTAATTACCACGCCATCATCCGCCGCCTCCTCCGCTCCCGCGCTTTTCACCTCATCGACCCCCTCCTCTCCGACCTCCGCAGCTCCAATCTCCGATGCAGCGAGGACCTCTTCATCTCCCTAATCCGCAACTACGGCGTCGCTTCACGCCCCAAACTCGCATTCAAGACATTTATCACCATTCCGAAATTCGGCGTCCAACGATCCGTGAGGTCCTTGAATGCTTTGCTGAACGCTTTGGTTCAGAATCACGAGTACAGATTGGTGCACTCGGTGTTTCGGAACTGTAGGGAGAGGTTCGGGGTGGCGCCGAATGTGTTTAGTTGTAATATATTGATCAAAGCATTGTGCAAGAGAAATGATTTAGAGACTGCACACCAGGTGCTCGACGAAATGCCTGCGATGGGATTTGTGCCCAATGTGGTGACTTTTACTACCATTTTGGGTGGTTATGTGTCGCGGCGCGATATGGTTGGTGCCAAGAGGGTGTTTGGAGAGATTTTGGACAGAGGGTGGTGTCCTGATGTGACTACTTATACCATATTGATGGATGGGTATGTGAAGCAGGGGAAGCTGGTTGAGGCTATTAAGGTCATGGATGAGATGGAGGATAATGGGGTTGGCGCCAATGAGGTTACTTATGGGGTTATGATTGAAGCTTATTGTAAGGAGAAGAAGTCGGGTGAAGCGGTTAATTTGCTTGATGATATGGTGGAGAAGAGGTATATACTGAGCTCGGCACTCTGTTGTAAGGTGATTGATGTTTTTTGTTGCGAAGGGAAGGTGGAGGATGCTTGTGAACTGTGGAAAAGGCTTTTGAAGAAGAATTGCACTCCGGATAATGCAGTATTGGGCACACTCATATACTGGCTTTGTAAGAAAGGAGAAGTGTGGAAAGCCAGGAAATTGTTTGATCAGTTTGAGACGAGTGAGCCTCCAGATGTCATGACTTACAACGTGCTTATTTCTGGAATGTGTGAAGTGGGGGAGTTGTGTGAGGCAGGGAGGTTGTGGGATGACATGGTGGAGAAAGGTTATTCTCCGAATTCTTTTACATATAATGTATTGATCAAAGGATTCTGTAAgattggaaaagaaaaggagggAATTAGGATTTTAGACGAGATGTTCGAAAAAGGCTGTTTGCCAAACAAGTCTACTTATGCTATGTTGATTGAGGGGCTCTGTGACTCAGGAGAGGAAGCTGAAATCACTAGAGTAATATCTATGGCAATGTCATGTGGAGACATTGACAGTGATTCCTGGGATCTTTTCCTTACAAAGGTTGTTGGTGATTTGGATTCTGGGGAAAGTGTTCTAAACAGAATACTGCTGGAGAATGCTGATTAG